The window ACTATCGGAACCAAACCTTTTGCCTTCTGCCCTTTGCCTTCTGCCTTCTTCAAGAGTGTCTGCTTTCTTCCTTCAGACTGAGGGTTCACGTTCATAGCGTTGATACATTTATTTTCATATTCTTTTCATTTTTCAGGTTACGATATTTTCATAATTGTTTCATAATTTCGCTCCCAGGACGGCTTCACCATGACAACTGCCACTTTCCGGAAGGTCGATTCAATGCTTAAAGACTATGAATGCGGAGATAATTGTAGGTCACAGATCAAAACTGTAACCATACAGCAACTCGGTGTGCAGTACCGTATGGTAGAGGCGCTAAAAAATATCAATTGTGACATCCAGCCTGGTAAGCTTACGGGAGTTATTGGGCCTAATGGTGCGGGGAAAAGTACCCTGATTAAAGCCATGCTGGGCTTAGTTCCTACCACAAGCGGGACAGCGATGTATCAGGGGCAACCCTTGATGGAGCAGTTGGAAAAAGTTGCTTATGTGCCGCAGCGATCGCAAATTGATTGGACTTACCCCGCAACCGTCTGGGATGTGGTGATGATGGGGCGAGTACGCAAGACGGGATGGTTTCGCCGCTTTTCCACAGTATCCCGGCGTTTGGCGGCAGAGGCGTTGGAACGGGTGGGGATGAGTGAGTTTCGCTCTCGCCCGATTGGACAGCTATCGGGGGGGCAGCAGCAGCGCGTCTTTTTGGCAAGGGCGTTAACGGAAGAAGCGGAGATTTTCTGCTTTGATGAGCCGTTAGTGGGAATTGATAAGAAAACCGAAGCTGTAATTTTTGATATTTTCCACGAACTGGCTGACGCTGGCAAAACATTAGTGGTTGTTAATCATGATTTAGGACAAGCGATTACTAATTTTGATAATTTGATTTTGTTGAATCGTGAGTTAATTGCTAGTGGTTCGCGTCAAGAAGTGCTGAGTGCGGAGAATTTGCAACGTGCTTATGGGGGGCAGGTTGTGTTCTTTTCGGAACAGGCCGCTTGAGAATACTATACGTTTGGTTGGCGATTGGAAATCGCTGCTACATAAACAAAATCTTCACTAAAGCTTCAGACCTGCGTGGGTTTCAGATGCACTAGTGCAAGAAGGCAGAAAAAAGAAGGCAGAAGGAAGAAGGTAAGAACGCTTGTACACTAAGCTTTTTAACCTTTTTGGACTGGTGGGTTATTTCTGCCGCGCTGCACTAGTCCGCGCAGGCGGACTTAGTCTGTATAGCCCCAGACTTTAGTCTGAGGGCAGTAGGTATAAGCAATCAGTAATCGGTTTGTCGGTTCTTATGCTCGAAACTCTAATTGAACCGCTGCAATATGGATTCATGCAGCGATCGCTAATAGTTGCCGTTTTGGTTGGTATTGTCTGCGCTTCGGTTGGCAGCTATTTGATGGTGCAGCGGTTGGCTTTACTGGGAGATGCTATTAGTCATTCGGTGTTACCGGGACTAGCGATCGCGTTTATTGTGGGTGCCGATATTTTTGTGGGGGCATTTATCGCGGGTGTACTCAGCACGATGGTGATTACTTGGATTAGGACGCGATCGCAAATTAAAGAAGATGCGGCAATGGGCATTGTTTTTTCTGCCTTTTTTGCCTTAGGTATTACTTTAATTACGGTTGTTCAGAAAGATAATAAAATTGACCTGAATCACTTTCTGTTTGGGAATATCTTGAGTGTTTCGCCTCAAGAGGTGATTAATACAGCCATCATTACAGTAATTGTTTTAGCCATTGTCGCGCTTTTGTATAAAGAATTAATGTTTTATACTTTTGACCCGATAGGTGCACAAGCGGCTGGTTTACCTATCAATTTACTAAACTTTGGCTTAATGATTTTGATTGCTTTGACGATTGTTGCCAGTCTCAAAGCGGTGGGTGTCATCCTAGTCCTAGCCATGCTGATTACTCCAGGAGCAACGGCTTACTTATTAGTAAGTCGGTTGCATCAAATGATGATTTTGGGTTCGGTAATTGGGGTTATTGCTAGTATTAGCGGGATGTACTTGAGTTATTTTTTCAATCTACCCTCTGGGCCTGCGATCGTTTTAGTTGCCTTTGGCTTTTTTATGTTGGCATTTCTGTTTAGTCCCAGTCAGGGGGTTTTAACGCATCCGGTTTCTAAGTCTGGTAAGTCACCCATTTGGCGGGAAATTAAGGGATTGTGGCGTTGATGGGTGGAGTTGCGATCGCGCCTTACCCAACCCTCATTTTCTTGTTTCCTCTGCAACGAAAACTAACTTAAAATTAGCTTCATAAACTTTGCGTCCCTCTGCGAAAAACTCTGTGCCCCTCTGCGTTAAAAATTTTAGAGCCTCTCATAATTCTTTAATCAAAGAAATTGTAACCCACCAGCACGAGAAACCGTCTCAGCCCTAATCACCGAACCCGAAAAAACCAATTGGCAGATTGTCCTCACCCAAATCACCGGAACCCTGACAAATCAGCCTAAACTCAGCAAAATCAAAGAGACACTTGACAAAGTTACATATTGTACTTCATCCGGATGAGGTTAACTTTCTATTGTTGAAATATCAGCAGTAGAGGTTAAATGAATGAATATGTTACTCACACGTCAACAAGCCAAAGCTCAAAAACGAAATGCCAAACGTTTAGGCCAATTACTCAAAGATGCCAGAACGGAACTCGAACAAAGTCTCGCCGTTCTTGAAGATACCGCTATTGAGGATGGAGGTTGGGGAATACTAGAGCTTTCTTGCTCACAGGATGCCTACTCTCGGATGGGGCAAATTCTGGCGATCGCAGATAAATGGGAGCAGTGCAACCATTTTGAAATCGATGAGAAACTATCCCAGATTGAGAGCAAAATTTATCAATCCTAAACCCCTCATTCTTCACCACGAGTCTGAGCCGCTAAAGGCCATCCTACACGGGTTGGTTGTTGATAAATTCGTTTCAGGGTATTAATATCTCTCACCGAAATCTGAGGCGAATAGCGGACTTGAGAAAAGTACATGATGTCCGTTTCTAAAGGACTATGCCCCCAAATGCCCAAAGCATGACCGAGTTCATGACGTGCTGTTGCTAGGGTATAGTGATCGGTTTGGTGGGGACTTAGCTGGATGGTCAACCGTTGTGATAATATTGCCTGCGCTGCCTTGTCAGTTTGGCGGAGATAAAATTCGTAGCGGGTTTGAGCAGAACGAGCGCGAGGGATGTTGAATTTTCCTGTTTCGCGATCCAATGAGGCTTGCACAGGCGGGCGATCGCGCAAAATCAATATATCTGCGCCTTCTCGCTGAGTAACTACCTGCAAAGGTAAATAGGTATTCCATTCCCCTACAGCCTGCAATACGGCATCAACCCACTTCTGGAAACGCTGGTTACTGGCGGATGATTCATTAGGGTCTTTGGGTTGATCTACAAAAATTTTCACAGGAAACTGTGACCAAACCAAATAGTCTACCGGAGTGAGTTTAATTTCAGAGAAGTAATCACCCGCGTCTGTCACGTCTTGCCATTGTGCTAGAGGCGTTGGCAAAGGGTGAATCTGAGGCATTGGCAGGGAAACTGATGCAGAAGATAAATCAGCAGTTTTTAATCGGTACTCTGGGTTTCCTGGCTTAACCCCTATCGCTTCGTCGCTACGGATTGTGACGGATTGAGCCTTCAGCGGTTGTAACTGAGACAAGATGAGCCATAGACTGGCAGCGATCGCCACTCCTAATAGTAGAAGGCGTCTCCAGGAACTATCCCGGTGACGCCTTAACCTTTGTCTAGTCATTCGTCTCATCTTTCCAATTAATAACCGCAGATATTTTAAGTCAGTGAAATATTGAAATGATCTGGGTTAATCCGCCTCTATCTGCGGTTGTAAAAAGATGTGACTCATGAGACATTCCCTCAACAGAGAACGTATCAAAATGACGGGTAGCGCAGTGATCATCACTTACCCAACCAACCCGCGCTCAAAACCACAGTAAAACCAATAAAAATTACAGAGAATACCCAGGTAATCCGGTTTAGGGCAGTTTCTGCACTCTTGGTGCTCGTAAAAAGTTGGGCTTGACCCCCGATGCCCCCAATTCCATCGCCTTTGGGACTATGGAGCAATACCAAAACAATTAAAGCTAAGGCAGATACGGCCCAGATAGCTTGTATTACTTGAACAATCGTCATAGTTAAGTGATTGGTTGTTAGTGGTTGGTTGTTAGTCGCAAC of the Allocoleopsis franciscana PCC 7113 genome contains:
- a CDS encoding Zn-dependent protease, producing MTRQRLRRHRDSSWRRLLLLGVAIAASLWLILSQLQPLKAQSVTIRSDEAIGVKPGNPEYRLKTADLSSASVSLPMPQIHPLPTPLAQWQDVTDAGDYFSEIKLTPVDYLVWSQFPVKIFVDQPKDPNESSASNQRFQKWVDAVLQAVGEWNTYLPLQVVTQREGADILILRDRPPVQASLDRETGKFNIPRARSAQTRYEFYLRQTDKAAQAILSQRLTIQLSPHQTDHYTLATARHELGHALGIWGHSPLETDIMYFSQVRYSPQISVRDINTLKRIYQQPTRVGWPLAAQTRGEE
- a CDS encoding metal ABC transporter ATP-binding protein, with product MVEALKNINCDIQPGKLTGVIGPNGAGKSTLIKAMLGLVPTTSGTAMYQGQPLMEQLEKVAYVPQRSQIDWTYPATVWDVVMMGRVRKTGWFRRFSTVSRRLAAEALERVGMSEFRSRPIGQLSGGQQQRVFLARALTEEAEIFCFDEPLVGIDKKTEAVIFDIFHELADAGKTLVVVNHDLGQAITNFDNLILLNRELIASGSRQEVLSAENLQRAYGGQVVFFSEQAA
- the secG gene encoding preprotein translocase subunit SecG — encoded protein: MTIVQVIQAIWAVSALALIVLVLLHSPKGDGIGGIGGQAQLFTSTKSAETALNRITWVFSVIFIGFTVVLSAGWLGK
- a CDS encoding metal ABC transporter permease; protein product: MLETLIEPLQYGFMQRSLIVAVLVGIVCASVGSYLMVQRLALLGDAISHSVLPGLAIAFIVGADIFVGAFIAGVLSTMVITWIRTRSQIKEDAAMGIVFSAFFALGITLITVVQKDNKIDLNHFLFGNILSVSPQEVINTAIITVIVLAIVALLYKELMFYTFDPIGAQAAGLPINLLNFGLMILIALTIVASLKAVGVILVLAMLITPGATAYLLVSRLHQMMILGSVIGVIASISGMYLSYFFNLPSGPAIVLVAFGFFMLAFLFSPSQGVLTHPVSKSGKSPIWREIKGLWR